Below is a window of Candidatus Nanosynbacter sp. HMT-352 DNA.
GTGAAGTTAACTCTACCACTACATCTGGTGGTGTCGTATAATGGTTTATAGACAAAGTAAAAAGAGGAGGAATGTAGAAAATGCTGTACGATGGTCATATTAATTGTGGGGCAGATATTCTGAGTGAAGATACTTCTGATAAACGGGATAAATATAAAGATTATGAGGAAATTGCAAATGATGAAGATTTGCAAAGAAGCGTCGGCAGCGAGGAGTTAGAAAACTATACGACAGAATCTAGCCAAAATAGCGATCCAGATGTTCTTGATGATTACTGTCTAGAATTGAAAGCCCTCACCGAGGCTGCTAATGACAGGAAAATTAACGAGAATATGGCTAGGTTGGCGACTGAATGCGCGGGTCGCTATCCCATAGAGGAGTGCGATACTGAAGATGGAACCTTATTCTAGTTGAGTGTTTTTGTTGCTAGGCAATAAGTAAAACTCCGCAATATCCTGGAATTGTCATTTGAAGATTTTCTACGGTAATTAAATTGACAGAGTGAGTCGAGTCAATGATCTTGGCGTTTTCTGGAATGAAGAAGCTTTGTTTCTCGTCTGCGAAATTGATGAAAATGTAAGCACGTTGACCAACCAGTTCTCTTTTTAATCCGAGAATGAATCCGTTGCCGGTGTTTTCTACAATACTCAAATCGCCATTTTTAAGAATTGGGAGAGTTTGGCGCAATTTTAGCAGCTTTCGGTGCATATTAAGCAGGGAATTGTTTGCGGTTTTTTCGTTATCAACGTTAATCTTCGTGTGATTATCATTAACAGGAAGCCAAGGTTTTACGCTTGAAAAGCCTGCAAATTGCGAATCATTCCATTGCATTGGCGTGCGCTCCAAGTCTCGGCTATCAACAATAGAATTGGCGGGACTAAAATTATCTTGAATGTCATCAGCGGTCAATTCTCCATTCATCATGCCGATTTCGTCACCGTAATACACTACACTGATTCCTGGTGTGAGGAGGTTTAAGAAGCTGAGGGCGCGGGCGCGTTCTTCGCCCAATCTGGAGGCAATTCGCGGCTGATCGTGATTTCCAATGCAGAAAAATGGCATGGTTGAGCTTGCTGATTGTAGGTAATTATTGATTTTTTTCTCAATATTTTTAGCGTGCCATTCGTTATCGCGATATTCCATAAAAAACGCCGAGGCTTTTGGGTGGACTGCCAGGATCTGGTTGTATTGATGATAAATATCACCCAGCTTATCGTCGGGATAAAATTCAAACACCATTTGCTTGTCGTTATATTCATCACAAACTGACGCTAATTCTCGTAAATATTCCTGAAAATGCGGTCCCATTTTACATTGATCGTGGATAAACGCTCCGTAATTGTTTGGATTGCCATAAAAATCAGGATTTGGAGAGTCGTCTTTGAGATCAGGATCTTTGGAAATTCCCCAAATTGCATCGACGCGCATTCCATCAACGCCCACATTAAACCAAAATCGCACTATGTTTTTTATTTCAGCACGTACTTCAGGATTGTCCCAATTCAAATCTGGCTGCGTTTTCAGGAACGAATGTAGGTAAAATTGCCCAGTGCGCTCGTCAAATTCCCACGAACTGCCGCCAGACAAACTTCGCCAATTGTTAGGCTCGCTATTGTCTTTTCCGTCGCGCCAAACATAGTAATCCCGCTTGGGGTTATCACGCGAAGATCTGGATTCTTGAAACCACGGATGTTGGTCTGAAGTGTGGCAGGGAACGAGGTCGATCATAACTTTAATGTCTAGATCATGAGCTTTTTTAAGCAGCGCTTGGAAATCGTGCATTTTTCCGAAAGTCGGATCAATAGCTCGATAATCTGCGATATCATAGCCAAAGTCGGTCAGCGGCGATACGAAGAATGGGGAAATCCAAATCGAATCGACGCCCAACCATGATAAATAATCCAGCTTCTCGGTAATGCCGTTCAAATCGCCAATTCCATCGCCATTTGTATCCAGAAAGCTGCGCGGATAAATTTGATAAAGAGAGGCGACATCTTGCCAAGTTTTCATGATTTAAGTATAAGCGAGATAACAGGGAAAATCAAAACAAATAAATTACATGTGATGATAATGATGAGTCAATGCGTGACCTTTACCTCGGCGTAACAAATATAGATTGACGGGATATGATACAGCAAACGCGGCGAACATACAAATTAGCCGGCTAACCCAATAAATCGGATGAGCTAAGTTCTTATCCATGGCGCCCGGAATGATCAGCATGATTATATTGTCTACGACGGTCATTAACAATATGGATAGTGTGTCAGCGGCGAAAACTAACTTTAAGGATTTTATGAGCGATAATTTGGCACGTACTAACGGTATGATTGACGCGGTGTAGCCGGAGATGAAAGCTAAGACCGATGCCAGAATGACTGTAGTATGTGGCGCAAATCCAGCGTGTGTGCCGATGGTAACGCCTATCATCTCACCAATCATACATCCCGCCAGACAGTGCAAACTCGCTGCTAGTGCCATGTGTTTGATTGAATTTTTTGTATTGCAATGATTATGAGATTCGTGATTCATTATTTTGTCCTTATGTTATTTAATTCATATAGATTGAGTAATTCTTCTATCGCTTTACTTTGTTGAGCTTCGTCATCGGACGTCATTTTATCAGCAATGTGCGTGCGGAGATGTCGCTCCAGAATAAGTTTATTAAGCGATGCCAATGACTTTTGTATTGCTAGGCTTTGGGTTAAAACATCCATGCAATATGCGTCGTCGGTAATTTGTTTCTCGAGCCCGCGCATTTGTCCTAATATGATCTTTGTGCGATGCAGGGCTCGTCGTTTGATGTCTGCTGTATCCATAAAATAATCATATACCCCCTGGGGGTATTATGTCAAATGTAATTAGCTATCTAAGAATTAACATACGAAAAAACCACCCATTTGGATGGCTAAATATCGAATTGGTGCGGGTAAGGAGACTCTAACTCCTGGCCTCTTCCATGGCAAGGAAGCGCTCTAACAACTGAGCTATACCCGCATGTTGTTCACGATTCATTGTAGCAAAGTCGTGAATAAAATGCAATATTTGGTGGCTCCTCCCAGACTTGAACTGGGGACACAAGGCTCTTCAGGCCTCTGCTCTACCAACTGAGCTAAAGAGCCACAAACTTGCTATTTAATTGTACTAAAGTTGTCGCTATCTGGCAAGAGTGTTATAATTTTATCGAGCGCGGGTGTCGTATAGCGGCTATTATGTGACCTTCCCAAGGTTGAGATGGGAGTTCGACTCTCCCCATCCGCACCAGAGATTATAAAGCACCCTGTAAAATTACAGAGTGCTTATTTTATTGATAAATGTTCTATTTTTTACCGCCACGAATCGCGTCGATGAGTTCGATAGGGAATAGCATCATCGTCTTTTGGCTTGGCTCTGTGGAGATTCGCTCTAAGGTGTTCAATGTTCGCAGATTGATAGCGCCTTGAGTTTTTGCTAGGATTTCTGCGGCTTGGGCCAACGTCTCAGCTGCAGCCTTTTCGCCGTCAGCGTTGATGATGTTGGCGCGGCGCTCGCGCTCTGCCTCGGCTTGTTTGGCCATGGCACGCTTCATGTCGCTAGGAAGTTCGATGTTCTGAATCTTAACGTTCTCGACATCGATACCCCATTTGTCAGTTTCGGCATCAACAATTTCCTTGATCTGCTGGGAAATCTCTTCGCGCTTGGCGAGCAAATCGTCCATATCAACATTTCCGGTGACGTCGCGCAGTGCTGCTTGGGCAAATTGGCTAGTTGCGTAAATATAGTTCGTGGTTTCCAACACGGCTTTTGGTGCGTTGATGACTCGGAAATAAACCACCGCATCAACGCCGACCGTGACGTTGTCTTTGGTGATGACTTCTTGTTTTGGAACGTCAATTGGAGTTGAACGAATATCGACCAACATCATTGTCTGCAATCCTGGAATGACGACTCTTAATCCTGGTTCGCGAACGCCAGTAAATTTACCGAGCGTCAATACTACACCGCGCTGATATTGATTGACAATTTTAATGCCACTAAGTACGTAAAGTCCCGTGAATACTAAAATT
It encodes the following:
- a CDS encoding alpha-amylase family glycosyl hydrolase gives rise to the protein MKTWQDVASLYQIYPRSFLDTNGDGIGDLNGITEKLDYLSWLGVDSIWISPFFVSPLTDFGYDIADYRAIDPTFGKMHDFQALLKKAHDLDIKVMIDLVPCHTSDQHPWFQESRSSRDNPKRDYYVWRDGKDNSEPNNWRSLSGGSSWEFDERTGQFYLHSFLKTQPDLNWDNPEVRAEIKNIVRFWFNVGVDGMRVDAIWGISKDPDLKDDSPNPDFYGNPNNYGAFIHDQCKMGPHFQEYLRELASVCDEYNDKQMVFEFYPDDKLGDIYHQYNQILAVHPKASAFFMEYRDNEWHAKNIEKKINNYLQSASSTMPFFCIGNHDQPRIASRLGEERARALSFLNLLTPGISVVYYGDEIGMMNGELTADDIQDNFSPANSIVDSRDLERTPMQWNDSQFAGFSSVKPWLPVNDNHTKINVDNEKTANNSLLNMHRKLLKLRQTLPILKNGDLSIVENTGNGFILGLKRELVGQRAYIFINFADEKQSFFIPENAKIIDSTHSVNLITVENLQMTIPGYCGVLLIA
- a CDS encoding DUF4396 domain-containing protein, translating into MALAASLHCLAGCMIGEMIGVTIGTHAGFAPHTTVILASVLAFISGYTASIIPLVRAKLSLIKSLKLVFAADTLSILLMTVVDNIIMLIIPGAMDKNLAHPIYWVSRLICMFAAFAVSYPVNLYLLRRGKGHALTHHYHHM
- a CDS encoding metal-sensitive transcriptional regulator — its product is MDTADIKRRALHRTKIILGQMRGLEKQITDDAYCMDVLTQSLAIQKSLASLNKLILERHLRTHIADKMTSDDEAQQSKAIEELLNLYELNNIRTK
- a CDS encoding slipin family protein, coding for MGAFVIIILVFTGLYVLSGIKIVNQYQRGVVLTLGKFTGVREPGLRVVIPGLQTMMLVDIRSTPIDVPKQEVITKDNVTVGVDAVVYFRVINAPKAVLETTNYIYATSQFAQAALRDVTGNVDMDDLLAKREEISQQIKEIVDAETDKWGIDVENVKIQNIELPSDMKRAMAKQAEAERERRANIINADGEKAAAETLAQAAEILAKTQGAINLRTLNTLERISTEPSQKTMMLFPIELIDAIRGGKK